In Allocoprobacillus halotolerans, a genomic segment contains:
- a CDS encoding DNA sulfur modification protein DndB: MERIAIRAHMGIWSYYITYLTFKEVSEYVSAIDENLHSSKLLRDSIQRSLTSNYKSISEYLCNQEERMFNSLVLAVYDGNPTWRAISLEDENIILEAGVLTFNGEEKIFPVDGQHRVEGIKDAILKNSELENEEVPVIFIGHQNNSKGLSRTRRLFSTLNRYAKPVSLRDIIALDEDDSAAIITRRLIEDYSLFQEDRVADSKNKSISTNDSNAFVSIIELYEINSELLNYYIKDFKIKGENGKYLKQGKHKLDRYKRFRKADDEIERYYQFVLSFWNAMKDNIFEVKEYLSLEKEKSIKFRNKHGGSIYFRPVGLLPITQAALHIYPSINDFNSIFKNFDTIEKNVQKEPWKNILWNEASQSMNSSINKSLIKLLILFIYDDQILNEKEMSKLASAFRKARNDLQNSLNDESTALQYLKNNRTNWFRQEEKNKLFKIEYFEN; encoded by the coding sequence ATGGAAAGAATAGCAATAAGAGCTCATATGGGAATATGGAGTTATTATATAACATATTTAACATTTAAAGAAGTAAGTGAATATGTTTCGGCGATTGATGAAAATCTACATTCTTCTAAATTACTTAGAGATTCAATTCAAAGATCGTTAACATCAAACTATAAGTCAATATCAGAATATTTATGTAATCAGGAAGAACGTATGTTTAATTCTTTAGTACTTGCTGTATATGATGGTAATCCAACATGGAGAGCAATATCTTTAGAGGATGAGAATATAATTTTAGAAGCTGGAGTTTTAACTTTCAATGGTGAAGAAAAAATTTTTCCTGTAGATGGGCAACATAGAGTTGAAGGTATAAAAGATGCTATTTTAAAAAATAGTGAGTTAGAAAATGAAGAGGTACCTGTTATTTTTATAGGACATCAGAATAATAGTAAAGGTTTGTCTAGAACTAGAAGGCTTTTTAGTACACTTAATAGATATGCAAAACCTGTTAGTTTGAGAGATATTATTGCTTTAGATGAAGATGATTCTGCTGCCATTATTACAAGAAGATTAATAGAGGATTATTCTTTGTTTCAAGAAGATAGAGTAGCTGATTCTAAAAATAAGAGTATAAGTACAAATGACTCAAATGCTTTTGTTTCAATAATAGAGTTATATGAGATAAATTCTGAATTATTAAATTATTATATTAAGGACTTCAAAATAAAAGGTGAAAATGGAAAGTATTTAAAGCAAGGAAAACACAAATTAGATAGATATAAGAGATTTAGGAAAGCTGATGATGAAATAGAAAGATATTATCAATTTGTTTTATCGTTTTGGAATGCAATGAAAGATAATATTTTTGAGGTAAAAGAATATTTGAGTTTGGAAAAAGAGAAAAGTATAAAATTTAGGAACAAACATGGAGGATCTATATATTTCAGACCTGTTGGGTTACTTCCTATTACTCAAGCAGCACTACATATCTATCCTAGTATTAATGATTTTAATTCAATTTTTAAAAATTTTGATACCATAGAAAAAAATGTACAAAAAGAGCCATGGAAAAATATTTTATGGAATGAAGCATCCCAATCTATGAATTCATCTATCAATAAGAGTTTAATAAAATTATTGATACTATTTATATATGATGATCAAATCTTAAATGAAAAAGAAATGTCTAAATTAGCTAGTGCTTTTAGGAAAGCTAGAAATGATTTGCAAAATTCTTTGAATGATGAAAGTACTGCATTACAATATTTGAAAAATAACAGAACTAATTGGTTTAGACAGGAAGAAAAAAATAAATTATTTAAGATAGAATATTTTGAAAATTAG
- a CDS encoding DUF1835 domain-containing protein — protein MLDIGDISQPVESDYRYELIQSLYFQNQWKDDEDDEEFEDNKNIYLQELNLFKDFLHKGEKIRIWYSDAPYSRCGLYWLCSLLENIDNEKYIVKLPEYFVLKDGIASYENWNEASEEHFLECLAYEKKLAKQDILYFARQ, from the coding sequence ATGCTAGATATAGGAGATATTAGTCAACCTGTTGAAAGTGATTATAGATATGAATTGATTCAATCATTATATTTTCAAAATCAATGGAAAGATGATGAAGATGATGAAGAATTTGAAGATAACAAAAATATTTATCTTCAAGAATTGAATCTTTTCAAAGACTTTTTACATAAGGGAGAAAAAATAAGAATTTGGTATAGTGATGCTCCATACTCAAGATGTGGATTATATTGGCTATGTTCTTTATTAGAAAATATCGACAATGAAAAATATATAGTCAAACTTCCTGAATATTTTGTTCTTAAAGACGGTATTGCATCTTATGAAAATTGGAATGAAGCGTCTGAAGAACACTTTTTAGAATGTTTAGCCTATGAAAAGAAATTAGCAAAACAAGATATTCTTTATTTTGCTAGACAATAG
- a CDS encoding SPL family radical SAM protein, whose translation MEFIKTKTILTKARYGDQWYDIDYNMNLYKGCPHGCIYCDSRSLCYHIENFDIVRGKEDALIILEKELMRKRQKGVVGIGAMSDTYHPLERKYKQTRNALKLLERYGFGVSIDTKSDLILRDIDLLKKINLKSLVIIKFTITIPYDDLSKIIEPHVCVSSQRFNAIKNLSQQGLFVGVMMNPVLPFVTDQEDDMKTLVHLTATHGAKFIHTYMSMTLRNIQREHYYKCLDQNFPGIKEKYIQNYGNQYQCYPKHAQKLYQIFCNECEKYGLLYQMSDIIKAYKKEKRFEQISLF comes from the coding sequence ATGGAATTTATAAAAACAAAAACAATATTAACCAAAGCTAGATATGGTGATCAGTGGTATGACATTGACTATAATATGAATTTATATAAAGGGTGTCCACATGGCTGTATTTATTGTGATAGTAGAAGTCTATGCTATCATATAGAAAATTTTGATATTGTCAGAGGAAAAGAAGATGCTTTAATCATTTTAGAAAAAGAATTGATGCGTAAACGTCAAAAGGGAGTCGTTGGCATAGGTGCAATGTCTGATACATATCATCCGCTTGAAAGAAAGTATAAACAGACAAGAAATGCATTGAAATTACTTGAGCGTTATGGTTTTGGTGTTTCTATTGATACGAAAAGTGATTTGATTTTAAGAGATATCGATTTATTAAAGAAGATAAACTTAAAAAGTCTAGTGATTATTAAGTTCACAATCACAATACCTTATGATGATTTGTCAAAAATCATAGAACCACATGTTTGTGTTTCATCTCAGAGATTCAATGCAATAAAAAATCTGAGTCAACAAGGTCTTTTTGTAGGGGTTATGATGAATCCTGTTCTTCCTTTTGTTACTGATCAAGAAGATGATATGAAAACTTTAGTCCATTTAACTGCAACACATGGCGCAAAGTTTATTCATACATATATGTCAATGACATTAAGAAATATTCAAAGAGAGCATTATTATAAATGTTTAGATCAAAACTTTCCAGGTATAAAAGAAAAGTACATTCAAAACTATGGGAACCAATATCAATGTTATCCCAAACATGCTCAAAAACTTTACCAAATATTTTGTAATGAATGTGAAAAATATGGATTGTTATATCAAATGAGTGATATTATTAAAGCTTATAAGAAAGAAAAAAGGTTCGAACAAATATCATTGTTTTAA
- a CDS encoding GNAT family N-acetyltransferase translates to MFKKEWIKNKLKDGHVFRKLNVRGKTFIEYEPIETAWVPVIGHNYEYIYCLWVAGSFKGKGIAKELLEYAIKDAREKGKSGLCTLSSRKKKPFLQERKFFEHFGFRVVDEVGEYQLLALSFDDKETPRFHDNVRKMTIDQDEFTIYYSPACPYVQYEVQELTQYCQNNDLKINFIKVDSLEKAKSLPCVFNHWANFYKGQFISHTILKANSFQKLLNKY, encoded by the coding sequence TTGTTTAAAAAAGAGTGGATAAAAAATAAATTAAAAGATGGTCATGTCTTTCGTAAATTAAATGTACGTGGTAAAACTTTTATTGAATATGAACCCATCGAAACAGCTTGGGTTCCAGTGATAGGGCATAACTATGAATATATTTATTGTTTATGGGTTGCAGGAAGTTTTAAAGGTAAAGGGATTGCAAAGGAATTATTGGAATACGCAATTAAAGATGCAAGAGAAAAAGGAAAAAGTGGATTATGTACATTATCATCTCGAAAAAAGAAACCATTTTTACAGGAAAGGAAATTTTTTGAACATTTTGGTTTCCGTGTTGTAGATGAAGTAGGTGAGTATCAATTATTAGCCTTATCTTTTGATGACAAGGAAACTCCACGTTTTCATGATAATGTCAGAAAGATGACAATAGACCAAGATGAATTTACAATTTATTACAGTCCTGCATGTCCTTATGTTCAATATGAAGTTCAAGAACTCACACAATATTGCCAAAATAATGATTTAAAAATAAATTTTATCAAAGTGGATTCTTTAGAAAAAGCCAAAAGTCTTCCTTGTGTTTTTAATCATTGGGCGAATTTCTATAAAGGTCAATTTATATCTCATACCATCTTAAAAGCCAATTCATTTCAAAAGTTACTAAATAAATATTAA
- a CDS encoding TetR/AcrR family transcriptional regulator produces MKSHITVEIIIETAAKLSNHVGLENLTLKMVADELKIKSPSLYNHISSLEEMKRLLMIYGWKNLETKMIDAAIGVAGYQALRNMCWAFYDYAINNKGVFNAMLWYNKYDNEEANQATQKLFDVLSKVMRPLYLSDDHINHSIRTLRSF; encoded by the coding sequence ATGAAAAGTCATATAACAGTTGAAATCATTATAGAAACTGCTGCCAAACTATCTAATCATGTAGGTTTAGAAAATTTAACTTTAAAAATGGTAGCGGACGAATTAAAAATAAAATCCCCTTCTTTATATAATCATATTTCTAGTTTAGAAGAAATGAAAAGATTACTTATGATATATGGATGGAAAAATTTAGAAACGAAGATGATAGATGCTGCCATAGGTGTTGCTGGATATCAGGCACTAAGGAATATGTGCTGGGCTTTTTATGATTACGCAATTAATAATAAAGGTGTTTTTAATGCCATGTTGTGGTACAACAAATATGATAATGAAGAAGCGAATCAGGCAACACAGAAACTATTTGATGTTTTATCAAAAGTTATGCGACCATTATATTTAAGTGATGATCATATCAATCATTCAATTAGAACATTAAGAAGTTTTTAG
- a CDS encoding aminotransferase class I/II-fold pyridoxal phosphate-dependent enzyme translates to MILEQIHPDLFEMAKESDLVLEDIYKNIDSICLTNSNRILSAFIENKVSYSDFADINGYGNYDEGRDKLEKIFATVLGCEDALVRPQIMSGTNALYLTLSALLKHGDTMISLSGAPYDSLQEMIGLSGNSSQSLKANGVHYEQIELVNDDFDDETIIQRLRNKDVKLVEIQRSRGYSHRQSLSISKIERIISKIREVNTDVIIMVDNCYGELVETREPGHVGADIVVGSLMKNLGGGIAPTGGYIAGKHDFIHMVAERLTAPGIGKQLGANFNLNNTFFKGIFMAPNAVKNALKTAVFTSYMLEKLGYDNVSPRYNEPRTDIIQTLELKSKDNLVNFTQGIQQTSPIDSFVHVLPAPMPGYPFDEVMAAGSFTQGSTIELSADAPVIEPYTLYLQGGLTLEYGKLSILLALSNLKRKLD, encoded by the coding sequence ATGATACTTGAACAAATTCATCCAGATTTATTTGAAATGGCCAAAGAATCTGATCTTGTTTTAGAAGATATTTATAAAAATATTGATTCCATCTGTTTAACTAATTCCAATCGCATCTTATCTGCATTTATAGAAAACAAAGTATCTTATTCTGATTTTGCAGATATTAATGGATATGGAAATTATGATGAAGGACGAGATAAATTAGAAAAGATTTTTGCGACTGTATTAGGTTGTGAAGATGCTTTGGTTCGTCCACAAATTATGAGTGGAACAAATGCTTTATATTTAACACTATCTGCTTTATTAAAACATGGTGATACTATGATTTCATTATCTGGTGCACCTTATGATTCTTTACAGGAAATGATTGGATTAAGTGGTAATTCAAGTCAGTCTTTAAAAGCTAATGGTGTTCATTATGAACAAATCGAATTGGTTAATGATGATTTTGATGATGAAACAATTATACAGAGATTAAGAAATAAAGATGTTAAACTTGTAGAAATTCAAAGATCGAGAGGTTATTCACATCGTCAATCACTATCTATTTCAAAGATTGAACGTATTATTTCTAAAATTCGTGAAGTGAATACTGATGTTATTATTATGGTTGATAACTGTTATGGAGAATTGGTGGAAACAAGAGAACCTGGTCATGTTGGTGCAGATATTGTCGTTGGCTCTTTGATGAAAAATCTTGGTGGTGGCATCGCTCCAACGGGAGGATATATTGCAGGAAAGCACGATTTTATCCATATGGTTGCTGAACGTTTAACAGCACCAGGAATTGGAAAACAACTTGGAGCGAATTTCAATCTAAACAATACTTTCTTTAAAGGGATTTTTATGGCACCAAATGCTGTAAAAAACGCTTTAAAAACAGCTGTATTTACATCTTATATGTTAGAAAAGCTAGGCTATGATAATGTTTCGCCTCGTTATAATGAACCAAGAACAGACATTATTCAAACTTTAGAATTGAAATCAAAGGATAATTTAGTGAATTTTACGCAAGGTATTCAACAGACAAGTCCAATTGACTCTTTTGTTCATGTATTACCTGCTCCAATGCCTGGCTATCCATTTGATGAAGTTATGGCAGCAGGAAGTTTTACACAAGGAAGTACAATTGAATTAAGTGCTGATGCACCTGTCATTGAACCATACACGCTATATTTACAAGGTGGACTCACTTTAGAATACGGAAAATTATCTATTTTACTTGCATTATCAAATCTGAAAAGGAAGTTGGATTAA